The DNA region GCACGCTGAGCCTTCCCACGCTGTACGTGTTCAGCGGCTGCCTTGTTCGCGGTAGCGCAGTTGTCGGTCAAGCTGTTCAGCCAGATCTCGGAGACTGCGGGCATGAGCGCGGAACTCCGGCACCGCTTCAAAAGCCGGAGTGACCCGGCGCATGGCGTCCTGGACAGCATGTACGAGATCAGGTAGGGCCACGGATAGGGGCGCTTCCCATTCCAATGCGCTCACCTCAACGTCGTCGCCAGTTGTTGGGCTGAGGGTGAGCGCGTAGGGGCCTTCCATAAAGCGGAGTTCCACTGTTCTGGCCCCCTGAATCAGGAGTATGAGCTGATGGGCCCACCAAGGAAGGACAACCCCGGGATTGTCAGCCCATCCCTTCTCAGGAAACGAGATGTCGTCGAACTGCCACCAGATCAGCGTGGAAGAGTATGTCCATGTAGGTTTGAAGCCTTTGAGGGCCTCGGAAGGAAGTTCAACGTACGGTGCGGGCATATCGACCGAACTCTACTTCCTTGGGGAGATGACTCGGAACGGCCTGCGGCAACCGCCATGACCAAAACAAGAGGGCGCCCCTCCCCAGGAACGCCCCCTTCTCTTGCTGACCGCTGACGGCTGAAAGCTGACCACTTCCCCCTCAAACCCCCGTCATCAGGATTAGCTTGTGAATCGCCCACCCCAGCGCGATGCACACCGGGATGGTGAACACCCACGCCTGGACGATGCGCCCCGCGACCTGCCACTTCACCTTGCGAAAACCCTTGGTGGTGCCCACGCCCATGATGGCGGTGCTGATGGTGTGGGTGGTGCTGACGGGGATGCCCAGGCGGCTCGCCGTCTCGATGATCAGGGCGGCGCTCGTCTCGGCGACGAAGCCGTCCACGGGCCTCAGGTCTACGACCTTGAAGCCCATCGTGCGGATGATGCGCCAGCCGCCGATGGCGGTGCCCAGGCCCATCGCGGTGGCGGCGGAGAGGATCACCCACAGGGGCACGTGGTCGAGCGCGGCGCCGAAGTAGGCGCTCAGGGCAAAGGTCATGATCCCCATCGTCTTCTGCGCGTCGTTGCCGCCGTGCGAGAAGGCCATGAAGGCGGCGCTGAAAATCTGCGCCCAGCGGAAGTTGCGTGTGACCATGCGGGGCCGCATCCGCCGCAGGAGCAGCCACGAGAGCAGGAACATCAGCACGATGGGCACGAGGAAGCCGAGGGCCGGGCTGGTCACCAGACCTATCAGTGTCTTGGTGACGCCCCTGGGGATGATGATGTCCCAGCCGCCCACCGCAACCCCCGCCCCGACGAGGCTGAAGATCAGGGCGTGGCTGGAGGAGCTGGGCAGGCCGCGCCACCACGTATAGAGATTCCAGATGATGGCGCTCAGCAGCGCCGCGCCCGTGAGTTCCAGCGTGGCGAACTGCTGCGGCACGATGTCGGTGGCGACCGTCTTGGCGACGGCGGTGCCGGTCAGGGCGCCCACCACGTTCATCACGGCGGCCATGGCGATGGCCTGCGCCGGGCTCAGCACCCTGGTGGCGACCGAGGTGGCGATGGCGTTCGCCGTGTCGTGGAAGCCGTTGATGAAGTCGAAGGCCAGCGCGAGCGCGAGGATGACGAGCAGGGCGATGAGGGCGGCAGTCATGCTGTTCGGTCGCCCCGCGTCACGCGTTCTTGAGCAGGATGCTCTCGACGGTCTTCGCCACCCGCTGCGCCTGGTCGGAGGCGTCCTCGATCAGGTTCACGATCTCGCCGCCGCGCATCGCCCGGATCATCCCCGGCACGTCCGTCACCCCCTGGTAGAGGGTGCGCTGCACCTCGTCGCTGATGGTGTCGCCCTCGTCCTCCAGGGTGCGAATCTGCCGCGCGAGCCCGGCGAGTTCCTGGATGCGGCCGGTGTCCTCGATCAGGGGCATCCCCTGGGCCAGCAGGGCGCACTGCCGCTCGACCACCCGCGCGAGCCGCGCCATCTCGGGCAGGGGGCGCTCGACCCCGTAGAGGCTGAGCTTGCGCGCGGCGTCCTCCATGTCGTCCACGAGGTCGTCGAGTTCCGCGTTCAGGGCGATGATGTCCTCGCGGTCGAAGGGCACGATGAAGGACGAGGCGAGCATGTTCGTGATCTCGCCCGTGATGCGGTCGCCCTCGTGTTCGAGGTCGCGCACCCGGCGCACCTTGGCCTCCACGTCGGTGTAGTTCTCCAGCAGCTCCACGAGGGCTTGGGCGGTGGCGTGCGCGTTGCGGGCCGCCTCGGCGAACTTCGCGCTGAACTGCGGGTTTTTCGGCATGAATCTTGACAGCACCATGACAATTCCCTCCGATTCTCCACCTCTTTGTCAGCCCACGGTCAGGCGATGGGTCAAGAGGCGGCGGGAGGCCCCGGCGTGGAAGCCTCCCGCGTCGCGCTCAGTGTAAGGGGTTACCTGACGTTCAGGGGCGCCGTGAAGGTCGCGCGGCGGTTTTCCGCCTCCGTCCCGATGGTGTTCGCGCCGGGGGGCGTGCTGCCCGCGTCGGGGATGATGTCGCCCGCGCCGTACCCCGCGCCGCCGAAGATGCCGCCCACCACGTTGACTCCGTTTGCAGGGGCCCCACTCAGCCCCAAGGCCGACCAGGGGATCGCCAGCTCGACCGTCTGCGCGGGCAGCGTGCCACGCGTGGCGATG from Deinococcus aetherius includes:
- a CDS encoding inorganic phosphate transporter; this encodes MTAALIALLVILALALAFDFINGFHDTANAIATSVATRVLSPAQAIAMAAVMNVVGALTGTAVAKTVATDIVPQQFATLELTGAALLSAIIWNLYTWWRGLPSSSSHALIFSLVGAGVAVGGWDIIIPRGVTKTLIGLVTSPALGFLVPIVLMFLLSWLLLRRMRPRMVTRNFRWAQIFSAAFMAFSHGGNDAQKTMGIMTFALSAYFGAALDHVPLWVILSAATAMGLGTAIGGWRIIRTMGFKVVDLRPVDGFVAETSAALIIETASRLGIPVSTTHTISTAIMGVGTTKGFRKVKWQVAGRIVQAWVFTIPVCIALGWAIHKLILMTGV
- a CDS encoding DUF47 domain-containing protein, which gives rise to MVLSRFMPKNPQFSAKFAEAARNAHATAQALVELLENYTDVEAKVRRVRDLEHEGDRITGEITNMLASSFIVPFDREDIIALNAELDDLVDDMEDAARKLSLYGVERPLPEMARLARVVERQCALLAQGMPLIEDTGRIQELAGLARQIRTLEDEGDTISDEVQRTLYQGVTDVPGMIRAMRGGEIVNLIEDASDQAQRVAKTVESILLKNA